The sequence CGACATCTGCTGCGTCCGGACGCTCAGTCTCGCGGTATGAAAGTTCGACCGCGTTTATTTTGAGCACGGCAGCCGTCTGCGCCGCGCGTCTGCCATAGGCGCCGTTTGAGATGACAAGCAGCCGGCCGTCCCGCGGCAGGACGCTGCCTATGACGGATTCTACTCCGTATGTGCCGCTTCCTTGCATGGGCACCGCTGTGTAGGCCGCGCGCGAACCTTCGTTTTCCACAGCAAGCGAGACCAGCTCCTCCCTCATCCGCTCAACGAGGTCGCTGTAATCGCTGTCCCACGTGCACCAGTCGCGCAGCATCGCCTCTTTCACCGCCGCAGTGGTAGAAAGCGGCCCGGGTGTGAGCAGAAGGTATGGATTTTGCGTCATTGTATATTCTCTTCCTTTCCCGCGTTTTTAGCGTTTATCATGTTTATTTTTTCTATGAGCATCGGCAGCTCCGTTATCTCGTTTATTACGAAATCGGCTCCCGCGGAATAAAAATTCCTCTGCGTGCGGCGGAATTTGTAAAGGCGCTCGGAGGCTGAAAGCGAGGCAAGCTCCAAGCGGTCAAGCCCAAGTTCGCTGCTTCCAGTGATG is a genomic window of Cloacibacillus sp. containing:
- a CDS encoding 2-aminoethylphosphonate--pyruvate transaminase (catalyzes the formation of phosphonoacetaldehyde from 2-aminoethylphosphonate and pyruvate), producing MTQNPYLLLTPGPLSTTAAVKEAMLRDWCTWDSDYSDLVERMREELVSLAVENEGSRAAYTAVPMQGSGTYGVESVIGSVLPRDGRLLVISNGAYGRRAAQTAAVLKINAVELSYRETERPDAADV